A part of Aquibium oceanicum genomic DNA contains:
- a CDS encoding branched-chain amino acid ABC transporter permease produces MTDAGLLSILPISEFVFFLNKVVIAGLIIGSIYALGAVGVTLIFGILRFAHFPHGDMMTAGAFFALILLWAFPGAGALVGLPTAFVLMPIAMAATAAMAIGLDRVFYRPMRMAGVKPVVMVMTSIGVMLMMQGLIRLFAGTGTRQLYVDTDSKDIYRIPLGGRDLVITEPQLLLFVTTIVAVVALHLFLTRSRMGKAMRAVSDNPDLARVSGISIDHVVRTTWLIAGALAAAGGTLLALDVTLKPDLSFNIILPIFAAAIVGGVGQPYGAIAGGLLVGFTETLAVFNWTVLLRPLKPLLPDFIEIPAKLAFVPTEYKIVVPFFILVAVLIWRPTGIFKGRLNT; encoded by the coding sequence ATGACTGACGCCGGTCTCCTCTCGATCCTGCCGATCAGCGAATTCGTCTTCTTCCTCAACAAGGTCGTGATCGCCGGCCTGATCATCGGTTCGATCTATGCGCTGGGCGCCGTCGGCGTGACCCTGATCTTCGGCATCCTGCGCTTTGCCCATTTTCCGCATGGCGACATGATGACGGCCGGCGCCTTCTTCGCGCTGATCCTCCTGTGGGCCTTTCCCGGCGCGGGCGCGCTGGTCGGGCTGCCGACCGCCTTCGTACTGATGCCGATCGCGATGGCCGCCACCGCAGCGATGGCGATCGGTCTCGACCGTGTGTTCTACAGGCCGATGCGGATGGCCGGGGTAAAGCCGGTGGTCATGGTCATGACCTCCATCGGCGTCATGCTGATGATGCAGGGGCTGATCCGCCTCTTCGCCGGCACGGGCACGCGCCAACTCTACGTCGATACCGATTCCAAGGACATCTACCGCATCCCGCTCGGCGGCCGCGACCTCGTGATCACAGAGCCGCAGCTTCTCCTCTTCGTTACTACGATCGTGGCGGTGGTGGCGCTTCACCTTTTCCTGACGCGCTCGCGCATGGGCAAGGCGATGCGCGCCGTTTCCGACAATCCAGACCTCGCCCGCGTCTCCGGCATCTCGATCGACCACGTGGTCCGCACGACCTGGCTGATCGCAGGCGCGCTCGCCGCGGCCGGCGGTACGCTGCTGGCGCTCGACGTGACGCTGAAGCCCGATCTCTCCTTCAACATCATCCTGCCGATATTCGCCGCCGCGATCGTTGGCGGCGTCGGCCAGCCTTACGGCGCCATCGCGGGCGGGCTCCTGGTCGGCTTCACCGAGACACTCGCGGTGTTCAACTGGACCGTGCTGCTGCGCCCGCTGAAGCCGCTCCTGCCGGACTTCATCGAGATCCCCGCGAAACTCGCCTTCGTGCCGACCGAGTACAAGATCGTGGTTCCGTTCTTCATCCTTGTCGCGGTGCTCATCTGGCGGCCGACCGGCATCTTCAAGGGGAGGCTGAACACATGA
- a CDS encoding ABC transporter ATP-binding protein, with product MALLEMTGIHAGYGGANILNGVSIAIDADQIGVIVGPNGAGKSTTLKALFGLLTVSEGSTVFDGRDITNTAPERLVEQGLSFVPQEFNVFPTMSVEENLEMGAYVRRDSYRHMIDQVYGFFPPLKEKRRQPAGELSGGQRQMVAIGRALMTEPRLLLLDEPTAGLSPRYMGEIFDRIVAINAAGVGILMVEQNARQALGLAHRGFVLAGGHNRFTGTGAELLADPEVARSFLGGGADAHD from the coding sequence ATGGCCCTCCTGGAGATGACCGGCATCCACGCCGGCTACGGCGGCGCCAACATTCTCAACGGCGTGTCGATCGCGATCGACGCCGACCAGATCGGCGTCATCGTCGGCCCCAACGGCGCGGGCAAGTCGACGACGCTGAAGGCGCTCTTCGGGCTGCTGACCGTCAGCGAGGGCTCGACCGTCTTCGACGGCAGGGACATCACCAACACGGCGCCGGAACGGCTCGTCGAACAGGGCCTGTCCTTCGTGCCGCAGGAATTCAACGTCTTCCCCACAATGTCGGTGGAGGAGAACCTGGAGATGGGCGCCTATGTGCGCCGCGATTCCTACCGGCACATGATCGATCAGGTCTACGGGTTCTTCCCGCCACTCAAGGAAAAGCGCCGCCAGCCGGCGGGCGAACTTTCCGGCGGGCAGCGCCAGATGGTGGCGATCGGCCGCGCGCTGATGACGGAACCGCGCCTGCTGCTTCTCGACGAGCCGACCGCGGGCCTGTCGCCACGCTACATGGGCGAGATCTTCGACCGGATCGTCGCCATCAATGCCGCGGGTGTGGGCATCCTGATGGTCGAGCAGAACGCGCGCCAGGCGCTGGGGCTCGCGCATCGCGGCTTCGTGCTCGCCGGCGGCCATAACCGCTTCACCGGGACCGGCGCGGAACTGCTCGCCGATCCCGAGGTCGCCAGGAGCTTTCTCGGCGGAGGAGCCGACGCCCATGACTGA